GAGCCGGGAAAACTCTGAGTTTTGTGTTGCCATTCGTAGCGCCTTGGTGATGGATAACGAAGTACGTTTATTTGCCGGAGCCGGTATTGTCCCTGGCTCGGATGCTGAGCAAGAGTGGCAAGAGTTAGATAGAAAAATGGCAACGTTAAAAAGCTTAGTCACGGACATGCAGCAAGAGGAAGCTTGTTTATGAAACACGATCAAGCGTTACTCAACCGTATTTGGAGCCGGACTTTATTAGAAGAATTATCACGCTGGGGAATTGAGCATGTATGCGCCGCTCCAGGCTCTCGTTCCACACCGTTGATTTTAGAAGCGGCAGAGCATAGTGCATTGCAATTGCACACGCATTTTGATGAGCGGGGCTTGGGATTTATGGCGTTAGGACTCGCTAAAGTCACGCAACAACCCGTTGTGGTGATTGTGACCTCGGGCACGGCTGTGGCGAACCTTTTACCGGCCATTGTGGAATCGAAATTAACAGGCGAGTCGTTGATTGTCTTGTCATCGGATAGGCCGATAGAGCTGGTGGGCTGCGGGGCCAATCAAGCGATTGAGCAAGCGGGCATCTTTTCTAGCCATGTAACACATAGCGTCAATTTACCTTCGCCTACCACCCAAATTCCACTGGCTTGGCTATTAAGTCGCACCGATGAAGCGATGCATCAGCAGCGTCAGCATGGGGGCAGTTTACATATCAACTGCCCGTACCCTGAACCTTTGTATTCTGTGCAACCTGAATCGAACTATGCGCCGTATTGTCAGCCAATAAAAACCTGGCAAGCCGGTTCACAACTTTACTCGCAACGCTCCATGTTAAGCCATATTGATGCACCTGCGATGACGATGCAGGGGAAAGGGGTGGTGATTATTGGGGCGGTGGCCTTTCGTCAGGCGCAAACGGCCGTTGCCTTTGCCGAGCAAATGGGGTGGCCTTATTTGTGCGATCCGCAAGCAGGGGTGACGAGCCCTTGGTCTCATTACGATTTGTGGTTGCAAAATCCAACGGCCGCCGAGCAGCTTTCTCGCTGTGAGCATATTGTACAGTTTGGCGGACGCTTAGTGTCTAAACGGCTTAATCAGTGGATTACTCAGCAAGTACAAGGATATGGCGCGCATTATGAAGTGATAACGCAAGATGCGGCTCAGCATAACGCAAGCCATTTGCCGCAGCAGCGTTGGGTCATGTCGCCGCAAGTGTGGACAGCGCCTTATCTTAGCTCTCACGAGAATGAGTACGAGCAACGTAAGCTTACACATCAAGGCTGGGCTGATGACCTCATTTATTTTGCCGATGCATGCGCGCAGCTTGCCGCTCTGCACCTTAATCAAGACCATTTATCCGAAGTCGCGGTGGCGCTGACACTTAGTGACATGGCTGAGCAGCATCCACTCTTTTTAGGCAATAGCTTAATGATCCGAATGATCGATATGTTAAGCACTCTGACGGATGTGCCTGTGTATAGCAATCGCGGTGCCTCGGGAATTGATGGTTTAATTGCGACAGCGGCTGGTGTGCAAAAAGGGCTACATGATGGGTTATTGGTGATAATTGGAGATACGGCGTTGTTACACGATCTCAATTCTCTTGCACTATTACATGACGTATCCGACCCCATGATTGTGGTCGTCACGAATAATGATGGCGGCGCGATTTTTGATTTACTACCGGTGCAAATCAACCAACGTGACGCTTTGTATCGTATGCCACATGGATTCAACTTTTGTCACGCTGCGGCGCAATTTGGACTCAGTTATGCAAATCCGCATTCACTACAAGAGTATCAGCGCGTGATTGAGCAGCATTGGCGTGAAGGTACCGGAGCGCTCTTGATCGAAGTGATCACGCCACCACACGAGGCCTCACAGCATGTGCAGCAACTGGTGGAGCAAGTACATGCTTTATAGCCGTGCATTATTTAGCCAAGTGACCACTAACCAACCTGTCATTGTATGGTTACATGGTTTGTTAGGCAGCGGTGACGATTGGTCTGAAACCTTGTACTGCCTGTCGAGTTTTGCTCATTTTGTCATTGATTTACCTGGACACGGTGGCAGTCAAGCTCTGGAATGTGACAGCTTACCAATGTGTGCTGAGCAAGTCGTTACTACTATTCAAGCGCAGTTGGGAGCGCGGCAGCCGGTGATTATTGTTGGATACTCGCTGGGCGCGCGCATCGCCATGGCTGTGGTAAACAGTGATGCCAGCGAGCGGATAAATATCCAAGCCGTACTGCTTGAAGGCGGTAATGTTGGATTGAATAACGAACCAGCGCGAGTGGCTCGCTGGCAGCAAGATAGCCTGTGGGCACAGCGTTTTGCCTGTGAACCTATCGAAACGGTTCTTGAGGCTTGGTATCAACAGCC
This DNA window, taken from Vibrio palustris, encodes the following:
- the menD gene encoding 2-succinyl-5-enolpyruvyl-6-hydroxy-3-cyclohexene-1-carboxylic-acid synthase, producing MKHDQALLNRIWSRTLLEELSRWGIEHVCAAPGSRSTPLILEAAEHSALQLHTHFDERGLGFMALGLAKVTQQPVVVIVTSGTAVANLLPAIVESKLTGESLIVLSSDRPIELVGCGANQAIEQAGIFSSHVTHSVNLPSPTTQIPLAWLLSRTDEAMHQQRQHGGSLHINCPYPEPLYSVQPESNYAPYCQPIKTWQAGSQLYSQRSMLSHIDAPAMTMQGKGVVIIGAVAFRQAQTAVAFAEQMGWPYLCDPQAGVTSPWSHYDLWLQNPTAAEQLSRCEHIVQFGGRLVSKRLNQWITQQVQGYGAHYEVITQDAAQHNASHLPQQRWVMSPQVWTAPYLSSHENEYEQRKLTHQGWADDLIYFADACAQLAALHLNQDHLSEVAVALTLSDMAEQHPLFLGNSLMIRMIDMLSTLTDVPVYSNRGASGIDGLIATAAGVQKGLHDGLLVIIGDTALLHDLNSLALLHDVSDPMIVVVTNNDGGAIFDLLPVQINQRDALYRMPHGFNFCHAAAQFGLSYANPHSLQEYQRVIEQHWREGTGALLIEVITPPHEASQHVQQLVEQVHAL
- the menH gene encoding 2-succinyl-6-hydroxy-2,4-cyclohexadiene-1-carboxylate synthase translates to MLYSRALFSQVTTNQPVIVWLHGLLGSGDDWSETLYCLSSFAHFVIDLPGHGGSQALECDSLPMCAEQVVTTIQAQLGARQPVIIVGYSLGARIAMAVVNSDASERINIQAVLLEGGNVGLNNEPARVARWQQDSLWAQRFACEPIETVLEAWYQQPVFGTLNTEQRNSVITARRNNVGSAIAKMLTATSLATQADMLPVLQRSPLPIHYVCGEKDTKFQSLASEYALPTSVLANAGHNVHKEQPQAFAALVEEWVTTTTVSCS